The window tatagacaaatatttttacggtcaaagtttaaagcaAAAGACTTGTCAAGTCAAAATTagacatttaatatgagacgGAGTTAGTATTATTTAACATCTATAAATAAAGTAcaattgaaaattacattgtgttcTACCTCTTTAATTATTTATGCTTTAAGTCTTgtattgctttatttatatcttgcatttatatttaagtAATACTAGTCCTTTAATTTTCTAGTACAtgcttgacttgttgtatttaaACTAGTgtgttaaaccatcaagtgaggaTTCCTTCAAAATTACCTTTATTATGTGTCAATAAAGTCAGCATGACTAACGGATGCATTTGGGGTTTTTACCACGGGCCACAACCAGAGTTCATGAATGATGAATTCGATCTTTAAAGTAAGCATACTTGTGAAGTTTTTCTTGGAGATGCCACTGGTGCAAACTAACATAGTCCTTGAGTAACGCTTACCATTTATATGGCGAATAGAAGTACAATCGTAAACAGgcattaaaaaacaaatgtgaaactacttaaataaatatactatTTTCCTGATAGATGGCCGATGTTTGAGAAAGGCAAAGGAACCCAAAAAGATACCATTTTCCCTTTGCTGAGTTCGACACCAAAAATCCATTTGGAATGCCGTTTATAATTAGATGCGACGAAAACATCAAAATCATCGATGAAACAAGATCTAAATAGTTAACCGACCGAAGGAATCTACAGGccgtttttatatatattgtaaaaggcatatctatcaataaactaaaacaggattgacatattcttgaaacgacacgtggcgtaatacTTGATTGACATatgtctttttaattaattattttgttaaattagctttttaagttgtataaaaattcaatttccttattagacttagactTAAACTTcaactcttggcttattaatacaaaagatattataacattatttgattgatcgttttctcattaatagattgtttattttcctttctcaattcttcaaatactattatttatattaattataataagttattaacatgaagacatCAAAAacttgagtttacgatccgaaatcacaaggctctttgtcatcatcaattatgcttacaagttccgattttgatgtggttctaaaaatttaaggtaaatctaaaattctaactaaacatatattatatttatcaaaactgttcattataatatatcttcgatcatcgatttactttaaccacaagttattttatactcacgaatcatgtatgagacatattcgaatttctttatgatacaatctatatagttaCCGTACATTGTACGGATATTAAGACTAGTATTAGTTATATACGTATATCACCATCACGTTTTTCGTAAGagtatttttattgtatattcAATTAAAAGATACGTTTGGACAAAAGTTGgacaaataattaaaagatacGTATCACATCCATATttggaaatcataataataatggttaggTATCATAGTGCCTTGTTAATTCTCAAAagataatgttcaaaaaaaaaaaaaaaatctcaaaagataagataattttttctttatatatagtatatttgTCACTACGTTGAATCAATTGTATTTTCaaaggatatattattttatgtGAAGAAGCTCATGTTGGGTATATTAACTCAAGTTTAGGtaggttgtttttcttttttaaaagctttatctgtttaacttaatttttatttattctattATTTATAAACCCCCAATTATCATTTAGGCGTAATTTGCCATGGTACAGTCTAACTTTTAGCTGTCAACATATCATAAAACCCCAAGCACATATGGTCTAAAgaattggtttatatatatagtgactATATATATCAGTCGAGTCAAATTAGCAAAAGTGCTACATTCAGCCCAAAACATGTTTCAGCTTTCTCTGCTCATTCCCTTTTCCCTATTActtattttcttcatcaaaacaTGCTATCAAAAAAGACTAAACCTCCCTCCTGGACCTCCAAAGCTTCCGTTTATCGGTAACATGAACCACCTTCTAACTACGACACCACACCGGGCCTTACATGGCCTGGCCATGAAATACGGTCCGATCATGCACCTCAAACTCGGGTTCATATCCACTATCGTTGTGTCCTCAGCTGATACAGCTAGAGAGATCATGAAGACTCATGACACTATCTTTTCTAACCGGCCTAAACTCGTGGCCCCCAAAATCTTGGGTTATAACTATACTGACATTGTGTTTGCTCCATATGGGACTTACTGGAGACAACTTAAGAAAATATGTATTCTTGAACTCTCGACGACAAAAAGTATGGAATCAACGCAATTTATACGTGAAGAAGAGGTAAAGTCGCTTGCTCTGTCAATTAGTAAGAGTTCAGAACCAATAGTCTTGGCTGAGAAGCTATTTGCTTTGAATCATAACATTATCACTAGGATTACTTTTGGTGATAAGTTTGAGGATGAACTGAGGTTTAAATTAGCGATTAGGGAAGGGACGGCTCTGGCTGCAGGATTTCAGATTGGGGATTTCTATCCGTCGCTTGGTTTCATTGCGAAAATCACTGGAATGAATAAAAGGATGGAAGAGTGTCATTTGGAGCTAAGTAGCATCATGGACAAGAATATACAACAGCATATTGAAAGACGTAAACTTGAGAAGCCACAACGTGAGTGTCTTGTAGACGTTCTTCTCCGGTATAAGGACAATGGAGGCCTCGACGAGCCACTCACGACTGATAATATAAAATCAGTCCTCTTGGTAAGCATTTGTACGTTTTCCTTAATTAACATATTCTTGTTGTATTAAATTTCTCTGGCTTTAACCatcatcttaatatatatatataggatgtgTTCACCGGAGCAACTGAAAACGCATCGAATATAGTGGAGTGGGCTATTACAGAGATGTTAAGAAACCCGAGTATAATGGAAAAAGCACAAACAGAAGTGAGGAAGGTCATTGGCGAAAAGGTCAACCCAACTGTTGAAGAGACTGACCTTTCTAAAATGACTTACATGAATATGGTAGTCAAGGAGACTCTAAGGTTTCACCCGCCGGTTCCTCTCTTGCTCCCACGAGAATCCATGGAAAGATGTGTGATCAATGGTTATGACATACCTTCAAAGAGCCGAGTTTTTATTAACTACTGGGCCATTACCCGGGATCCTTCCAGCTGGAAGGATCCCGATGTGTTCAATCCTGATAGGTTTCAGGATGAAACCAAAAACTACAGAGGTAATGACTTTGAGTACATTCCTTTTGGTGGCGGTCGTAGAATTTGTCCTGGAATTTCATTGGGAATAGCAAATACCGAACTATCTCTTGCTTCTTTGCTTTACCATTTCGACTGGAAACTAGCTGATGGGGAGAAACCACAAGATTTAGACATGGACGAGACATTTGGAATGACATGCTACAAGACTTGTAGTCTACGACTAGTACCTACTCTACACTTCCCTATATCATCATAGAGAATTCGTTCACATCCgtttttgttttgcttttggCATTCATTCTGTTCAAAAGTACACATCTTCTTTTCTTGAAACCAACTACTGTATTAAATCTTTTACATTCTGATATGCACAAGGCATATATTGTATTCTAGGATAAATATTTCACATAAAGTTCTAAATATTATTGATCCAATATTTACATAGTCGTTGTCTATCTGTCACTTCGTATC is drawn from Erigeron canadensis isolate Cc75 chromosome 9, C_canadensis_v1, whole genome shotgun sequence and contains these coding sequences:
- the LOC122583195 gene encoding desmethyl-deoxy-podophyllotoxin synthase-like, encoding MFQLSLLIPFSLLLIFFIKTCYQKRLNLPPGPPKLPFIGNMNHLLTTTPHRALHGLAMKYGPIMHLKLGFISTIVVSSADTAREIMKTHDTIFSNRPKLVAPKILGYNYTDIVFAPYGTYWRQLKKICILELSTTKSMESTQFIREEEVKSLALSISKSSEPIVLAEKLFALNHNIITRITFGDKFEDELRFKLAIREGTALAAGFQIGDFYPSLGFIAKITGMNKRMEECHLELSSIMDKNIQQHIERRKLEKPQRECLVDVLLRYKDNGGLDEPLTTDNIKSVLLDVFTGATENASNIVEWAITEMLRNPSIMEKAQTEVRKVIGEKVNPTVEETDLSKMTYMNMVVKETLRFHPPVPLLLPRESMERCVINGYDIPSKSRVFINYWAITRDPSSWKDPDVFNPDRFQDETKNYRGNDFEYIPFGGGRRICPGISLGIANTELSLASLLYHFDWKLADGEKPQDLDMDETFGMTCYKTCSLRLVPTLHFPISS